A DNA window from Helianthus annuus cultivar XRQ/B chromosome 15, HanXRQr2.0-SUNRISE, whole genome shotgun sequence contains the following coding sequences:
- the LOC110911634 gene encoding lysine-specific demethylase JMJ25 isoform X2 encodes MGNKGVNPSCKKASKSSIQVKRKSPELGLNENSIRKRKKENKGVEEAKWCHQCHHQDVVFECEKCRSKNYCIGCITRWYPHISKEEFVKACPVCCNNCNCKACLRRFSPKDMQQGYSCSEPNKIKYSKQILYEVFPLVTRLNEDQLMEKEIEAKLKGASILELELQDADVFCDNCGSYFFDLYRSCACGYVLCLVCCRELRDGQLKGGWKACIDGGIPCPPKDFGGCNDGTLDLKRIMCVDWIVNILEKANRVYKIDNGYDDPQTCMEFNESCLFSLSAKDIQPQHMQHFRSRWSKGEPIIVHDVLSASSGLSWEPMVLWRAFRDKTKKDNYDVNAINCLDWSKVTINLSKFCKGYSEGQVKKRILKLEDWQPCCLQQGEWPCHFIEFVKCLPFKDYTSPHNGYLNMAVKLPDLSSKPNMGPKMDIAYGGSVTKLHYEKSDTVNIMTHTNSASTTLNKTKIVKQEHGDQHEVGPQSQQDVVDPMEGVALWDIFQRQDVPKLEEYLRKHSAKFRHTGCSVEQVFHPIHDRTFYLNMEHKRKLKEEFGIEPWTFKQKLGDAVFIPAGCPYQVRNLKSSTKVELNFISPESLGECIRLQKELRILPNNHRAKQQKLNIGKMLIYALDCAVSELSRFMESNGPTEDLHDQLTNADNDTNGWKCESDNPQDTSSVFLALSPSIDHPHATIEDPEGLWRGIAVGQLEKEVLQAVEDRYPQTFQGLQIHPKPHWLSTLKAFHDFIKSFIQKSVRELEEDELTSLETDIDFFEMIKFDLSWARNRLHMVRNLKFGNDPLRLELVEASTRTERARVEFERARLEYDRAIDARNTKLHEMAQKYGSEYDDVLNGELGFGMVPGY; translated from the exons ATGGGGAACAAAGGCGTTAACCCTTCGTGTAAAAAAGCTTCAAAATCGAGCATTCAAGTGAAAAGAAAATCTCCCGAACTCGGTCTGAACGAGAACTCAATTCGAAAAAGGAAGAAGGAGAATAAG GGAGTTGAAGAAGCAAAATGGTGCCACCAATGTCATCATCAAGACGTTGTGTTCGAGTGCGAAAAATGCCGGTCTAAAAACTATTGTATCGGTTGCATCACTAGATG GTACCCCCACATATCAAAAGAGGAGTTTGTTAAAGCGTGCCCCGTTTGTTGCAATAACTGCAATTGCAAAGCATGTTTGCGTCGATTTTCACCTAAA GATATGCAGCAGGGGTATTCTTGCTCCGAACCTAATAAAATTAAATACTCTAAACAAATCCTATACGAAGTGTTCCCTCTTGTAACAAGACTCAATGAAGACCAGCTGATGGAGAAGGAAATAGAGGCTAAGCTTAAAG GTGCATCTATATTAGAGTTAGAGTTACAGGATGCGGATGTATTTTG TGACAACTGTGGATCATATTTCTTTGACTTATATAGAAGTTGTGCATGTGGATATGTTTTATGTCTTGTGTGTTGCCGAGAGTTGCGCGATGGTCAGCTTAAGGGTGGATGGAAAGCGTGCATAGATGGTGGCATTCCTTGCCCACCAAAAGATTTTGGTGGTTGTAATGATGGGACCCTTGATTTGAAACGCATAATGTGCGTTGATTGGATTGTAAATATCCTAGAGAAAGCAAACCGGGTATACAAAATCGACAATGGTTATGATGATCCCCAAACCTGTATGGAATTCAATGAGAGTTGTTTGTTTTCTTTGAGTGCTAAAGACATTCAACCTCAACATATGCAACATTTCCGATCACGTTGGTCAAAAGGTGAGCCAATAATAGTCCATGATGTTCTTTCTGCTTCTTCAGGGCTAAGCTGGGAGCCAATGGTTTTGTGGCGTGCTTTTCGTGACAAGACAAAAAAAGACAATTATGACGTGAATGCAATTAACTGCTTGGATTGGAGTAAG GTGACTATCAATCTTAGCAAATTTTGTAAGGGGTACTCTGAAGGTCAAGTTAAAAAGCGGATTTTGAAGTTGGAGGATTGGCAACCTTGTTGCTTACAACAAGGAGAATGGCCATGCCATTTTATTGAATTTGTTAAATGCTTGCCTTTTAAAGATTACACAAGCCCTCATAACGGCTACCTTAATATGGCTGTGAAGTTGCCGGATCTGTCATCAAAACCAAACATGGGTCCAAAGATGGATATTGCTTATGGAGGCTCTGTTACTAAGCTTCACTATGAAAAATCTGATACT GTGAATATAATGACACATACAAATTCTGCATCAACAACACTTAACAAGACAAAAATAGTGAAACAAGAGCATGGTGACCAACATGAAGTGGGCCCACAAAGTCAACAAGATGTAGTTGACCCAATGGAGGGAGTTGCTCTGTGGGATATATTTCAGAGGCAAGATGTACCTAAATTGGAGGAATATCTAAGAAAGCACTCCGCAAAGTTTAGGCATACTGGTTGTTCAGTTGAGCAG GTTTTTCACCCAATACATGATCGGACATTTTACCTTAACATGGAACATAAAAGGAAGCTTAAAGAGGAATTTG GAATCGAACCATGGACCTTCAAACAAAAATTGGGTGATGCAGTTTTTATACCAGCTGGTTGTCCTTATCAAGTGAGAAACTTGAAG TCAAGCACGAAGGTTGAACTCAACTTTATTTCACCCGAAAGTCTTGGCGAATGCATCCGCTTACAAAAAGAACTACGTATCCTTCCCAACAATCACAGGGCCAAACAACAAAAACTAAAC ATTGGGAAAATGTTGATTTATGCATTAGATTGTGCTGTATCAGAATTGTCAAGGTTTATGGAGTCAAATGGTCCCACTGAAGATCTTCATGATCAACTCACTAATG CAGACAATGATACGAATGGCTGGAAATGTGAATCCGACAATCCTCAGGATACCAGCAGTGTGTTCCTTGCTTTATCACCATCAATCGATCATCCGCATGCCACCATAGAAGATCCTGAAGGTTTGTGGCGTGGGATCGCTGTTGGACAGCTAGAAAAGGAGGTGTTACAGGCGGTGGAGGACCGCTATCCGCAAACATTTCAAGGGCTACAAATTCATCCAAAGCCTCATTGGCTGTCCACTTTGAAAGCGTTCCATGATTTCATCAAAAGTTTTATACAAAAATCTGTGCGTGAATTGGAAGAGGATGAGCTGACTAGTCTTGAGACGGATATAGATTTTTTTGAGATGATTAAGTTTGATCTCTCGTGGGCCCGTAACAGGCTACATATGGTGAGAAATCTCAAATTTGGGAATGACCCGTTAAGGCTGGAGTTGGTCGAAGCCAGTACGAGGACTGAGAGGGCTCGGGTAGAGTTTGAGAGGGCTCGGTTAGAGTATGATAGGGCTATAGATGCCCGAAACACGAAGCTTCATGAGATGGCACAAAAGTATGGCTCTGAGTATGATGATGTGTTAAATGGCGAACTTGGTTTCGGTATGGTGCCCGGGTATTAG
- the LOC110911634 gene encoding lysine-specific demethylase JMJ25 isoform X1, producing MGNKGVNPSCKKASKSSIQVKRKSPELGLNENSIRKRKKENKGVEEAKWCHQCHHQDVVFECEKCRSKNYCIGCITRWYPHISKEEFVKACPVCCNNCNCKACLRRFSPKDMQQGYSCSEPNKIKYSKQILYEVFPLVTRLNEDQLMEKEIEAKLKGASILELELQDADVFCDNCGSYFFDLYRSCACGYVLCLVCCRELRDGQLKGGWKACIDGGIPCPPKDFGGCNDGTLDLKRIMCVDWIVNILEKANRVYKIDNGYDDPQTCMEFNESCLFSLSAKDIQPQHMQHFRSRWSKGEPIIVHDVLSASSGLSWEPMVLWRAFRDKTKKDNYDVNAINCLDWSKVTINLSKFCKGYSEGQVKKRILKLEDWQPCCLQQGEWPCHFIEFVKCLPFKDYTSPHNGYLNMAVKLPDLSSKPNMGPKMDIAYGGSVTKLHYEKSDTVNIMTHTNSASTTLNKTKIVKQEHGDQHEVGPQSQQDVVDPMEGVALWDIFQRQDVPKLEEYLRKHSAKFRHTGCSVEQVFHPIHDRTFYLNMEHKRKLKEEFGIEPWTFKQKLGDAVFIPAGCPYQVRNLKSSTKVELNFISPESLGECIRLQKELRILPNNHRAKQQKLNIGKMLIYALDCAVSELSRFMESNGPTEDLHDQLTNVAADNDTNGWKCESDNPQDTSSVFLALSPSIDHPHATIEDPEGLWRGIAVGQLEKEVLQAVEDRYPQTFQGLQIHPKPHWLSTLKAFHDFIKSFIQKSVRELEEDELTSLETDIDFFEMIKFDLSWARNRLHMVRNLKFGNDPLRLELVEASTRTERARVEFERARLEYDRAIDARNTKLHEMAQKYGSEYDDVLNGELGFGMVPGY from the exons ATGGGGAACAAAGGCGTTAACCCTTCGTGTAAAAAAGCTTCAAAATCGAGCATTCAAGTGAAAAGAAAATCTCCCGAACTCGGTCTGAACGAGAACTCAATTCGAAAAAGGAAGAAGGAGAATAAG GGAGTTGAAGAAGCAAAATGGTGCCACCAATGTCATCATCAAGACGTTGTGTTCGAGTGCGAAAAATGCCGGTCTAAAAACTATTGTATCGGTTGCATCACTAGATG GTACCCCCACATATCAAAAGAGGAGTTTGTTAAAGCGTGCCCCGTTTGTTGCAATAACTGCAATTGCAAAGCATGTTTGCGTCGATTTTCACCTAAA GATATGCAGCAGGGGTATTCTTGCTCCGAACCTAATAAAATTAAATACTCTAAACAAATCCTATACGAAGTGTTCCCTCTTGTAACAAGACTCAATGAAGACCAGCTGATGGAGAAGGAAATAGAGGCTAAGCTTAAAG GTGCATCTATATTAGAGTTAGAGTTACAGGATGCGGATGTATTTTG TGACAACTGTGGATCATATTTCTTTGACTTATATAGAAGTTGTGCATGTGGATATGTTTTATGTCTTGTGTGTTGCCGAGAGTTGCGCGATGGTCAGCTTAAGGGTGGATGGAAAGCGTGCATAGATGGTGGCATTCCTTGCCCACCAAAAGATTTTGGTGGTTGTAATGATGGGACCCTTGATTTGAAACGCATAATGTGCGTTGATTGGATTGTAAATATCCTAGAGAAAGCAAACCGGGTATACAAAATCGACAATGGTTATGATGATCCCCAAACCTGTATGGAATTCAATGAGAGTTGTTTGTTTTCTTTGAGTGCTAAAGACATTCAACCTCAACATATGCAACATTTCCGATCACGTTGGTCAAAAGGTGAGCCAATAATAGTCCATGATGTTCTTTCTGCTTCTTCAGGGCTAAGCTGGGAGCCAATGGTTTTGTGGCGTGCTTTTCGTGACAAGACAAAAAAAGACAATTATGACGTGAATGCAATTAACTGCTTGGATTGGAGTAAG GTGACTATCAATCTTAGCAAATTTTGTAAGGGGTACTCTGAAGGTCAAGTTAAAAAGCGGATTTTGAAGTTGGAGGATTGGCAACCTTGTTGCTTACAACAAGGAGAATGGCCATGCCATTTTATTGAATTTGTTAAATGCTTGCCTTTTAAAGATTACACAAGCCCTCATAACGGCTACCTTAATATGGCTGTGAAGTTGCCGGATCTGTCATCAAAACCAAACATGGGTCCAAAGATGGATATTGCTTATGGAGGCTCTGTTACTAAGCTTCACTATGAAAAATCTGATACT GTGAATATAATGACACATACAAATTCTGCATCAACAACACTTAACAAGACAAAAATAGTGAAACAAGAGCATGGTGACCAACATGAAGTGGGCCCACAAAGTCAACAAGATGTAGTTGACCCAATGGAGGGAGTTGCTCTGTGGGATATATTTCAGAGGCAAGATGTACCTAAATTGGAGGAATATCTAAGAAAGCACTCCGCAAAGTTTAGGCATACTGGTTGTTCAGTTGAGCAG GTTTTTCACCCAATACATGATCGGACATTTTACCTTAACATGGAACATAAAAGGAAGCTTAAAGAGGAATTTG GAATCGAACCATGGACCTTCAAACAAAAATTGGGTGATGCAGTTTTTATACCAGCTGGTTGTCCTTATCAAGTGAGAAACTTGAAG TCAAGCACGAAGGTTGAACTCAACTTTATTTCACCCGAAAGTCTTGGCGAATGCATCCGCTTACAAAAAGAACTACGTATCCTTCCCAACAATCACAGGGCCAAACAACAAAAACTAAAC ATTGGGAAAATGTTGATTTATGCATTAGATTGTGCTGTATCAGAATTGTCAAGGTTTATGGAGTCAAATGGTCCCACTGAAGATCTTCATGATCAACTCACTAATG TTGCAGCAGACAATGATACGAATGGCTGGAAATGTGAATCCGACAATCCTCAGGATACCAGCAGTGTGTTCCTTGCTTTATCACCATCAATCGATCATCCGCATGCCACCATAGAAGATCCTGAAGGTTTGTGGCGTGGGATCGCTGTTGGACAGCTAGAAAAGGAGGTGTTACAGGCGGTGGAGGACCGCTATCCGCAAACATTTCAAGGGCTACAAATTCATCCAAAGCCTCATTGGCTGTCCACTTTGAAAGCGTTCCATGATTTCATCAAAAGTTTTATACAAAAATCTGTGCGTGAATTGGAAGAGGATGAGCTGACTAGTCTTGAGACGGATATAGATTTTTTTGAGATGATTAAGTTTGATCTCTCGTGGGCCCGTAACAGGCTACATATGGTGAGAAATCTCAAATTTGGGAATGACCCGTTAAGGCTGGAGTTGGTCGAAGCCAGTACGAGGACTGAGAGGGCTCGGGTAGAGTTTGAGAGGGCTCGGTTAGAGTATGATAGGGCTATAGATGCCCGAAACACGAAGCTTCATGAGATGGCACAAAAGTATGGCTCTGAGTATGATGATGTGTTAAATGGCGAACTTGGTTTCGGTATGGTGCCCGGGTATTAG
- the LOC110911634 gene encoding lysine-specific demethylase JMJ25 isoform X3, with translation MGNKGVNPSCKKASKSSIQVKRKSPELGLNENSIRKRKKENKGVEEAKWCHQCHHQDVVFECEKCRSKNYCIGCITRWYPHISKEEFVKACPVCCNNCNCKACLRRFSPKDMQQGYSCSEPNKIKYSKQILYEVFPLVTRLNEDQLMEKEIEAKLKGASILELELQDADVFCDNCGSYFFDLYRSCACGYVLCLVCCRELRDGQLKGGWKACIDGGIPCPPKDFGGCNDGTLDLKRIMCVDWIVNILEKANRVYKIDNGYDDPQTCMEFNESCLFSLSAKDIQPQHMQHFRSRWSKGEPIIVHDVLSASSGLSWEPMVLWRAFRDKTKKDNYDVNAINCLDWSKVTINLSKFCKGYSEGQVKKRILKLEDWQPCCLQQGEWPCHFIEFVKCLPFKDYTSPHNGYLNMAVKLPDLSSKPNMGPKMDIAYGGSVTKLHYEKSDTVNIMTHTNSASTTLNKTKIVKQEHGDQHEVGPQSQQDVVDPMEGVALWDIFQRQDVPKLEEYLRKHSAKFRHTGCSVEQVFHPIHDRTFYLNMEHKRKLKEEFGIEPWTFKQKLGDAVFIPAGCPYQVRNLKSSTKVELNFISPESLGECIRLQKELRILPNNHRAKQQKLNIGKMLIYALDCAVSELSRFMESNGPTEDLHDQLTNDNDTNGWKCESDNPQDTSSVFLALSPSIDHPHATIEDPEGLWRGIAVGQLEKEVLQAVEDRYPQTFQGLQIHPKPHWLSTLKAFHDFIKSFIQKSVRELEEDELTSLETDIDFFEMIKFDLSWARNRLHMVRNLKFGNDPLRLELVEASTRTERARVEFERARLEYDRAIDARNTKLHEMAQKYGSEYDDVLNGELGFGMVPGY, from the exons ATGGGGAACAAAGGCGTTAACCCTTCGTGTAAAAAAGCTTCAAAATCGAGCATTCAAGTGAAAAGAAAATCTCCCGAACTCGGTCTGAACGAGAACTCAATTCGAAAAAGGAAGAAGGAGAATAAG GGAGTTGAAGAAGCAAAATGGTGCCACCAATGTCATCATCAAGACGTTGTGTTCGAGTGCGAAAAATGCCGGTCTAAAAACTATTGTATCGGTTGCATCACTAGATG GTACCCCCACATATCAAAAGAGGAGTTTGTTAAAGCGTGCCCCGTTTGTTGCAATAACTGCAATTGCAAAGCATGTTTGCGTCGATTTTCACCTAAA GATATGCAGCAGGGGTATTCTTGCTCCGAACCTAATAAAATTAAATACTCTAAACAAATCCTATACGAAGTGTTCCCTCTTGTAACAAGACTCAATGAAGACCAGCTGATGGAGAAGGAAATAGAGGCTAAGCTTAAAG GTGCATCTATATTAGAGTTAGAGTTACAGGATGCGGATGTATTTTG TGACAACTGTGGATCATATTTCTTTGACTTATATAGAAGTTGTGCATGTGGATATGTTTTATGTCTTGTGTGTTGCCGAGAGTTGCGCGATGGTCAGCTTAAGGGTGGATGGAAAGCGTGCATAGATGGTGGCATTCCTTGCCCACCAAAAGATTTTGGTGGTTGTAATGATGGGACCCTTGATTTGAAACGCATAATGTGCGTTGATTGGATTGTAAATATCCTAGAGAAAGCAAACCGGGTATACAAAATCGACAATGGTTATGATGATCCCCAAACCTGTATGGAATTCAATGAGAGTTGTTTGTTTTCTTTGAGTGCTAAAGACATTCAACCTCAACATATGCAACATTTCCGATCACGTTGGTCAAAAGGTGAGCCAATAATAGTCCATGATGTTCTTTCTGCTTCTTCAGGGCTAAGCTGGGAGCCAATGGTTTTGTGGCGTGCTTTTCGTGACAAGACAAAAAAAGACAATTATGACGTGAATGCAATTAACTGCTTGGATTGGAGTAAG GTGACTATCAATCTTAGCAAATTTTGTAAGGGGTACTCTGAAGGTCAAGTTAAAAAGCGGATTTTGAAGTTGGAGGATTGGCAACCTTGTTGCTTACAACAAGGAGAATGGCCATGCCATTTTATTGAATTTGTTAAATGCTTGCCTTTTAAAGATTACACAAGCCCTCATAACGGCTACCTTAATATGGCTGTGAAGTTGCCGGATCTGTCATCAAAACCAAACATGGGTCCAAAGATGGATATTGCTTATGGAGGCTCTGTTACTAAGCTTCACTATGAAAAATCTGATACT GTGAATATAATGACACATACAAATTCTGCATCAACAACACTTAACAAGACAAAAATAGTGAAACAAGAGCATGGTGACCAACATGAAGTGGGCCCACAAAGTCAACAAGATGTAGTTGACCCAATGGAGGGAGTTGCTCTGTGGGATATATTTCAGAGGCAAGATGTACCTAAATTGGAGGAATATCTAAGAAAGCACTCCGCAAAGTTTAGGCATACTGGTTGTTCAGTTGAGCAG GTTTTTCACCCAATACATGATCGGACATTTTACCTTAACATGGAACATAAAAGGAAGCTTAAAGAGGAATTTG GAATCGAACCATGGACCTTCAAACAAAAATTGGGTGATGCAGTTTTTATACCAGCTGGTTGTCCTTATCAAGTGAGAAACTTGAAG TCAAGCACGAAGGTTGAACTCAACTTTATTTCACCCGAAAGTCTTGGCGAATGCATCCGCTTACAAAAAGAACTACGTATCCTTCCCAACAATCACAGGGCCAAACAACAAAAACTAAAC ATTGGGAAAATGTTGATTTATGCATTAGATTGTGCTGTATCAGAATTGTCAAGGTTTATGGAGTCAAATGGTCCCACTGAAGATCTTCATGATCAACTCACTAATG ACAATGATACGAATGGCTGGAAATGTGAATCCGACAATCCTCAGGATACCAGCAGTGTGTTCCTTGCTTTATCACCATCAATCGATCATCCGCATGCCACCATAGAAGATCCTGAAGGTTTGTGGCGTGGGATCGCTGTTGGACAGCTAGAAAAGGAGGTGTTACAGGCGGTGGAGGACCGCTATCCGCAAACATTTCAAGGGCTACAAATTCATCCAAAGCCTCATTGGCTGTCCACTTTGAAAGCGTTCCATGATTTCATCAAAAGTTTTATACAAAAATCTGTGCGTGAATTGGAAGAGGATGAGCTGACTAGTCTTGAGACGGATATAGATTTTTTTGAGATGATTAAGTTTGATCTCTCGTGGGCCCGTAACAGGCTACATATGGTGAGAAATCTCAAATTTGGGAATGACCCGTTAAGGCTGGAGTTGGTCGAAGCCAGTACGAGGACTGAGAGGGCTCGGGTAGAGTTTGAGAGGGCTCGGTTAGAGTATGATAGGGCTATAGATGCCCGAAACACGAAGCTTCATGAGATGGCACAAAAGTATGGCTCTGAGTATGATGATGTGTTAAATGGCGAACTTGGTTTCGGTATGGTGCCCGGGTATTAG